Proteins encoded by one window of Ulvibacter sp. MAR_2010_11:
- a CDS encoding metalloprotease: MLAQHDISINAQLLPETKEINISQQIVYANTSKEVLTEIYLNDWANSFSNKTTPLAKRFAENYDSSFHFEKDKYRGKTTVFSITNASSKPLEWQRGDEVDIIKVILDTPLQPGAEFTLKLLYKVKVPNDRFTRFGVNKNNDYKLQYWYMSPAVFNGQWQAYSNKNTEDLYLLPSNFLVTFKAPKQYSLVSELDVVSEVISENDKITTLSGENRVQAVIYLEQVSNFETIVTDKLEVITNIPEEKVTPPIRALVIDRITHFLDDKLGPYPFEKMISSEEEYRNSPVYGLNQLPDFISPFPDGFEYDMEQLKTITRNYIENTLPLHPRNDYWLTGAIQIYLMMEYVDTHYPKMKILGKLSDFWIIKWSHASKLEFNDQYPLLYLNMARNNLNQSLSTPKDSLVKFNKNIANDYYAGDGLKYLSDYLGKEALEKSIKQLYSEKKLKAVTTSDFETILSQNTDLPVDWFFEDFVNSEVTIDFKINKVRKKGDSLEVTVKNLRNNTMPISLYGLNKDQIIFKQWLPPIDSTTTVTVAAKDVRKLALNYEEIIPEYNQRNNYKNVSGLLNRPVQFRLFQDVGDSKYNQLFVMPVFEYNLYDGFSLGPKLYNKTVLPKAFHYNLSPQYGFRSNTLIGSGSLIYTQQFQNNRLYAMRYGVAGSYFSYDKDLFYKRFTSFMTFAFRNKDLRDNEKEFINLRSVNVYRDENPEQPNEAPNYSVFNAQYVYSNRNLINFFKGAADYQISDKFSKISATLEFRKLFLNNRQLNLRLFAGAFVFNDTRENEDFFSFALDRPTDYMLDYNYYGRSEDQGLFSQQLIIAEGGFKSQLEPAFANSWITTLNASTNIWKWIFAYGDIGLVHNKNQGTTFVYDAGIRASLVADYFELYFPIYSNLGFEPNLPHYDEKVRFIVTLDLKTLLGLFTREWY, translated from the coding sequence ATGTTGGCGCAGCATGACATTTCGATAAATGCACAATTATTGCCTGAAACCAAGGAAATTAATATCTCACAACAAATTGTATACGCCAATACTTCCAAGGAAGTACTCACAGAAATTTATTTAAACGATTGGGCCAACAGTTTCTCAAATAAAACCACGCCTCTCGCCAAACGTTTTGCTGAAAATTACGATAGCTCGTTTCATTTTGAAAAAGATAAGTATAGAGGCAAAACTACTGTATTCAGTATCACCAATGCGTCTTCCAAACCTCTAGAATGGCAGCGTGGTGACGAAGTCGATATTATCAAGGTAATACTGGATACTCCACTACAACCGGGAGCGGAATTCACACTAAAGTTGTTGTACAAGGTAAAAGTTCCCAATGACCGATTTACACGTTTCGGCGTAAATAAAAACAATGATTATAAGCTTCAGTATTGGTATATGTCGCCTGCGGTTTTCAACGGACAATGGCAGGCCTATAGTAACAAAAATACGGAAGACCTTTATCTGCTGCCATCCAACTTTTTGGTGACTTTTAAAGCGCCGAAGCAATATTCTTTAGTGTCTGAACTCGATGTCGTTTCTGAAGTAATTTCAGAAAACGATAAAATCACAACACTTTCAGGAGAAAATCGCGTACAGGCTGTAATTTATTTGGAACAGGTTTCCAACTTTGAAACCATTGTGACCGACAAGCTGGAAGTGATAACAAACATCCCTGAAGAAAAGGTAACACCGCCCATCCGTGCGCTGGTTATCGATCGCATTACTCACTTTTTGGACGACAAACTGGGACCCTATCCGTTCGAGAAAATGATTAGCAGCGAAGAAGAGTATCGCAACAGTCCGGTCTATGGTTTAAATCAGTTGCCCGACTTTATAAGTCCGTTTCCTGATGGCTTCGAATACGACATGGAGCAGCTAAAAACCATCACTCGAAATTATATAGAGAACACACTTCCGCTGCATCCACGAAACGATTACTGGCTTACAGGTGCGATTCAGATTTATTTGATGATGGAGTATGTAGATACTCATTATCCAAAGATGAAAATTCTGGGGAAACTAAGCGATTTCTGGATAATTAAGTGGTCCCATGCTTCAAAACTGGAGTTTAATGACCAATACCCGCTATTGTATTTGAACATGGCGCGTAATAACTTGAATCAGTCACTCTCCACACCCAAAGATTCTTTGGTGAAATTCAATAAGAACATTGCGAACGACTACTATGCAGGTGACGGTCTTAAATATTTGTCGGATTATCTGGGAAAAGAAGCTCTCGAGAAAAGCATCAAACAACTCTATTCAGAAAAGAAACTGAAAGCGGTGACTACATCCGATTTTGAAACCATACTCTCACAGAACACAGACCTGCCGGTAGATTGGTTCTTTGAAGATTTTGTCAATTCGGAAGTTACCATTGATTTCAAAATAAATAAGGTGCGTAAAAAAGGAGATTCTCTGGAAGTTACAGTGAAAAACCTGCGAAATAACACCATGCCTATTTCGCTTTACGGGCTTAACAAAGATCAAATTATCTTTAAACAGTGGCTTCCTCCTATTGACTCAACAACTACCGTAACGGTAGCTGCTAAAGACGTGCGAAAACTTGCACTAAACTACGAGGAAATAATCCCCGAATACAATCAGCGGAACAATTATAAAAATGTATCTGGCTTGCTTAACAGGCCTGTTCAATTCAGGCTATTTCAGGACGTGGGAGACTCAAAATACAATCAGTTGTTCGTAATGCCTGTGTTTGAATACAACCTGTATGACGGCTTTAGTTTGGGACCTAAGTTGTATAACAAAACCGTGCTTCCAAAAGCATTTCACTATAATCTGTCTCCACAATACGGATTTCGCTCCAATACTTTGATTGGGAGCGGCTCGCTTATTTATACACAACAGTTTCAGAACAATCGTTTATACGCCATGCGCTATGGTGTTGCGGGAAGTTATTTTTCCTACGACAAAGATCTTTTCTACAAACGCTTCACCTCCTTTATGACCTTTGCCTTCAGAAACAAAGATTTGCGGGATAATGAGAAAGAGTTTATCAACTTGCGAAGTGTAAATGTTTACAGAGATGAAAATCCCGAACAGCCCAACGAAGCGCCTAATTACAGTGTTTTTAATGCACAATATGTGTATTCGAATCGCAATCTGATAAACTTTTTTAAAGGCGCAGCCGATTATCAGATATCGGACAAATTCAGTAAAATTTCTGCAACGTTAGAATTCCGAAAATTATTTTTGAATAACCGACAATTAAACCTGCGTCTATTTGCCGGCGCCTTTGTGTTTAACGATACCCGGGAGAATGAAGATTTCTTCAGCTTTGCCCTAGATCGCCCAACAGACTATATGCTGGACTATAACTACTACGGAAGAAGTGAAGACCAAGGGTTATTTAGTCAGCAGCTTATTATCGCCGAAGGCGGTTTTAAATCACAATTAGAACCTGCCTTTGCCAATAGCTGGATTACAACCTTAAACGCCAGTACCAATATCTGGAAATGGATTTTTGCCTACGGGGATATAGGTTTGGTACACAACAAAAATCAAGGAACCACATTCGTGTACGATGCCGGAATAAGAGCCAGTTTAGTAGCCGATTACTTCGAATTGTACTTTCCAATTTATTCTAATTTAGGCTTCGAACCCAATCTGCCCCATTACGACGAAAAAGTACGTTTTATAGTTACTTTAGATCTTAAAACCTTGTTAGGCCTGTTTACGAGGGAATGGTATTGA
- a CDS encoding thiamine pyrophosphate-dependent enzyme, translated as MQTNPKTNSELSFNDFKAEVLNDYKIAVTSRECSLLGRREVLTGKAKFGIFGDGKEVPQLAWAKSFKKGDWRSGYYRDQTLMMALGLLNIQQFFAGLYAHTDIEADPMSAGRQMGGHFATHSLNEDGSWKNVTEQYNSSADISPTAGQMPRLLGLAQASKIFRNDKGASKMTQFSIKGNEVAWGTIGNASTSEGLFWETINAAGVLQVPMVMSVWDDAYGISVHAKHQTTKENISEILKGFQRNDEEDGYEIFRVNGWDYGALIETYEKAGKIAREEHVPVLIHVQELTQPQGHSTSGSHERYKSEERLQWERDFDCNVKMREWMIANNIATDEDLSELEKNIKKEVRDGKKAAWDAFLAPQREEQQEAITLLGNLAESSSNKNFIEKIKNDLASEKEAQRRDIAAATRKALRYVVGEDSSEKRQLLDWISNYFETIQPKYSSHLYSEAKENATTISEIKPTYNEAAEEVDARLVLRDNFDAIFAKHPEVVIFGEDAGKIGDVNQGLEGMQEKYGEIRVSDVGIREATILGQGIGLAMRGLRPIAEIQYLDYILYCLQIMSDDLVTVQYRTKGKQKAPLIVRTRGHRLEGIWHSGSQMGGLVHLLRGMYILVPRSMTKAAGFYNTLLETDEPALVVECLNGYRLKEKMPTNMGEFRTPIGVVETVKEGNDITLVSYGSTLRIVEEAAKELQQVGIDAEVVDIQSLLPLDLNHDLSKSVAKTNRLLVIDEDVPGGASAYIMQHIVDTQNAYQYLDSKPQTLSAQPHRPAYGTDGDYFSKPSAEDIFEKVYEMMRESDPSNFPKLR; from the coding sequence ATGCAGACAAACCCTAAGACAAATAGCGAACTTTCTTTCAACGATTTTAAAGCCGAAGTACTCAACGACTATAAAATTGCTGTTACAAGTCGGGAATGCAGTTTGTTGGGACGTCGTGAAGTTTTGACCGGAAAAGCAAAATTCGGAATTTTTGGTGACGGGAAAGAAGTGCCGCAACTGGCATGGGCCAAGTCATTTAAAAAAGGTGATTGGCGCAGTGGTTACTATCGCGATCAAACGCTAATGATGGCTTTGGGCCTATTAAATATCCAACAATTTTTCGCGGGCTTATATGCCCATACAGATATTGAAGCAGATCCTATGAGCGCCGGAAGGCAAATGGGTGGTCACTTTGCCACACATAGTTTAAATGAAGACGGGAGTTGGAAAAATGTAACCGAACAATACAACAGTAGTGCAGACATCTCTCCTACTGCCGGACAAATGCCGAGATTGTTAGGATTGGCACAGGCCTCTAAAATCTTTAGAAACGACAAAGGTGCTTCCAAAATGACTCAGTTTTCGATTAAAGGAAATGAAGTTGCATGGGGAACCATTGGAAATGCAAGTACCAGTGAAGGCTTGTTTTGGGAGACCATCAATGCCGCCGGAGTACTGCAAGTGCCCATGGTGATGAGCGTTTGGGACGATGCCTATGGGATTTCGGTACATGCAAAACATCAAACTACCAAAGAAAACATTTCAGAAATATTAAAAGGCTTTCAAAGAAACGACGAGGAAGATGGTTACGAGATTTTCCGTGTAAACGGTTGGGATTACGGCGCACTTATTGAAACCTACGAAAAAGCCGGGAAGATTGCTCGAGAAGAACATGTACCTGTGCTTATTCATGTACAAGAACTCACACAGCCGCAAGGACATTCTACCAGCGGATCACATGAACGCTATAAAAGTGAAGAAAGATTGCAGTGGGAGCGTGATTTCGATTGCAATGTGAAGATGCGGGAGTGGATGATTGCTAATAATATTGCGACCGATGAAGATCTTTCGGAACTCGAAAAAAATATCAAAAAAGAAGTTCGGGACGGAAAAAAAGCCGCCTGGGATGCGTTTTTAGCACCACAACGGGAAGAACAGCAAGAAGCGATTACCTTGTTAGGAAATCTGGCTGAAAGTTCTTCGAATAAGAATTTTATTGAAAAAATTAAAAACGATTTGGCTTCTGAAAAAGAGGCGCAACGCAGAGACATTGCAGCGGCAACCCGAAAAGCGCTTCGGTATGTCGTAGGTGAAGATTCTTCGGAAAAGCGACAATTACTGGACTGGATTTCGAATTATTTTGAAACCATTCAACCAAAATACAGCTCTCACCTCTATTCCGAAGCAAAAGAAAACGCTACAACCATTTCAGAAATAAAACCCACCTACAACGAAGCTGCCGAAGAGGTAGACGCCCGATTGGTACTTCGTGATAACTTCGATGCCATCTTTGCAAAACATCCCGAAGTTGTGATTTTTGGAGAAGATGCAGGAAAAATTGGTGATGTAAATCAGGGTCTGGAAGGAATGCAAGAGAAGTATGGCGAAATAAGGGTTAGTGACGTTGGTATTAGAGAGGCTACTATTCTGGGACAAGGTATTGGACTTGCTATGCGAGGACTACGCCCTATTGCCGAAATTCAGTATCTGGATTATATCCTGTATTGTCTTCAGATAATGAGTGACGATTTGGTAACTGTTCAGTATCGCACTAAAGGGAAACAAAAAGCACCCCTTATTGTACGAACCCGTGGCCATCGCTTGGAAGGAATATGGCATAGCGGCTCTCAAATGGGTGGCTTGGTGCATTTGCTTCGCGGAATGTATATTCTGGTGCCTCGAAGTATGACAAAAGCAGCCGGTTTTTACAACACCTTATTGGAAACCGACGAACCCGCACTCGTAGTTGAGTGTTTAAACGGCTATCGTTTAAAAGAGAAAATGCCAACCAATATGGGGGAATTTAGAACCCCTATTGGAGTGGTTGAAACCGTGAAGGAAGGAAATGATATCACATTGGTTTCCTACGGAAGTACACTGCGTATTGTTGAAGAAGCAGCCAAAGAACTACAACAGGTTGGAATTGATGCAGAAGTAGTTGATATACAATCACTTTTGCCGCTCGATTTAAACCATGACTTGAGTAAAAGTGTTGCCAAAACTAATCGGTTATTAGTGATTGATGAAGACGTTCCCGGAGGAGCTTCGGCTTACATTATGCAGCACATTGTTGACACACAAAACGCGTATCAATATTTAGACAGCAAACCCCAAACACTTTCGGCGCAACCGCATCGCCCCGCCTACGGCACAGACGGCGATTATTTCTCGAAACCTTCAGCTGAAGATATTTTTGAAAAAGTATACGAAATGATGCGCGAATCTGATCCTTCCAATTTTCCGAAGTTGCGATAA